The sequence CTGTACCAGCCTAAATTCCAATTTAGCTAAGTGAAatcttttgtgaattttaccaATCAAAGGAAAACCACAACTGTTCAGTTAGCAATCCCCAAAGAGACAGGAAACGCAATAAATCAAACCTCCCCCACGTTGGAGATGACATGCAGGTAGTGCCCGGCGCTCTGGGTGAACCATAGCTTTCTCCACATCTCCTTCGTCACCGTGGTGGGCAGCTCGCCAGACAGCTTCATGACTAtcttggaaaacagaaacaaggcAGGAGGGAACTACTACATGCAGTCTGGCGCCAAAGGACAAAGCATTATCCAGAGACCTTTACTGCAGACTCTCCCAGTGTTTAAAGACGCTCATTGACCCAGCAGCTGGGAGGAGAACCTCACAGCCAAAGATCAGGCTAGGGTTGGGGGCGGCAGGAGGCATATTTTTTGGTTGATCTTTACTAGCTAGGCCTCTATAATTCTGTATAGTTCCTGCTTTTATCTTCTCATCACTGAGCTCTTTGGATTAAAGGAAACTCAGTAATTAGTGCCCAAACTTTTAAGTGCGGAAAGCAGGACCAAAGCTGTCAGGGAGGGAGCACCCCGTGGGCCTCCATGAGCACCAGGTTCTATGGGGCACACCAGAACCTCTGCTAACTCCTGCCTCTTTTCTAGATTCAAGTGGATGAAAAGGGGAAGATCGTGGACGCCAGGTTTAAAACATTTGGCTGTGGTTCTGCGATCGCCTCCAGCTCGCTAGCCACCGAATGGGTAAAGGGGAAGACGGTAGGTTCCTGCAAACTAGAATTAAGTCACATTCTCCACAAACCTGGCTCTCAGTTAAGGGAAGGGGCTAGTGagtgtaaacaaacaaaccaaaaacctaagattttttttttctaaatatgctaagaattttctttttaattttgcttacCGAGGTTTTTATTAAATTCTTCTCCACGTTGGGAATTACGgataattttaagtgttttttagcTTGGGTTATCATTTCTTAGAAGTCTAAGTCTGCTCTGGGGCAGTTCCGtcgtggtttgttttgtttgtttcctcccATTGTGCTTCAGGAGGGAGTGCAGGTGGCTTACAAGGATTCATGAAATAACAAACTAGCCTTTCTAAAATCCTGTCGCCATTAAAACCTCTCAGAAAAACCAAACTGCAGGTGCTCACCTTTGCAGCCCCAAGGGCCCAGGTTCTGGGAGCTGAGTCACAGAGGTGTGTGCCAGGCCACATGCCGCCGGCTCCCCGTGGCTCAGGGCCGGGGAAGCAGAGACCTAACCTGTTCTGGCTGGAGGTGGCTGTGAAGTGATTTGTCCAGAACTATCCTCAGGGAAAGAGGAAATGAGGAGACAGGGCACCTGTGCTCCCAGGGCCTGGCCCCGTGAATGTGATCAGAAAGTGGGGACAGGGCCTTTCTCTGACCCTGAGAGACTCCCATCTGAGTTTCCAGCAACAGAAGTTGAAGCATAATTCAGTGGAGTTAGTGGACTTGGGAgattggggggcagggggggaaaTCGCTTTCCTTAAGGCAGCAGGGCTCCGTTCCATGTAGGCCTGCCTCCTGTTATGCCCCTGGGCTCTCGACAAACCCCAGGCATCCTTTTTAGTCCGCCTAGAGGAGAAAGGTTCTCCTTGGGGCAGGGGATGAGCCCCAAGAGCTCTCCTTCCAGGAGCTGTCTGTGCCCTTGGCCCAGGTGCTGCCAGCCTGGGTGCCACCCCTCCCGCCTCCCTGACGCCATCTAGCACTTAGGGTTGACGGGATTTATTCTGAACATTTAGTATAAGGACACCAGAGAAGCTGAGAGTCACAAAACCAGCGTAGAACatcactgccttttaaaaaaggCTCAAGTTGCTGGCCTCAAGCAGATCCCTCAGAGACTCCTCCCAGGGTCCACTCCTGGCTCGTGGCAGCATCTCTGCGGGCCTGGCTCACCCCAGCTGAGCAATGCAGGTGCGTATACTTCGTACTTGAGGAGCCCAGCTGCAGCCTGGACGTGGAAGTAGGAGTCCTCTGTCTGGGGTTATTAAATGGAAATcgtcccccaccaccaccctgtcGTGGGGGCCTCTTTggccctttttattttctgtcccaCCAGATAGAGTATCACTAAAACTTGCCGTCTGTCCCATCTGCCTCTCAGGTGGAGGAAGCCTTGACCATCAAAAACACGGACATCGCCAAGGAGCTGTGCCTCCCGCCTGTGAAACTGCACTGCTCCAGTAAGTGTCCCCTCCAGGATGGCGATGGGCTTGGACAGTTAGGGCAGTTTTGTAATGGCATCCACTTGATTTGTGACAGGGGAACGGCGAGTCCTTTCGGGTCGTGGAGTCCACCTTTACAGCCTCCGAGGGTTACAGCTCATGGAGTCCGTTCTCACAGTCTCCAGAGGGTTAGAGCCCAGGGTCTCACTGCGGCCTCCAGGGGAGTCCTGCGGGGGTGGTGTGGGCCAAGCATCGTGCTGAGCACGTTGTGGCCTCACTTCTAACCCTCACGAACGTCCTCCAGTCCCCAGAGGTGTCATTACCTCTCCCCACACAGAGGAGGAAACGAGGGCTCAGGTTAAAGCCCCCCAGTCGCACAGCTCCTCAGTGGCAGGGCCAGAGTCTAAACCCCAGTCTTTGATTCCAGAATCTGTGCTGTTCACCCGGCTGTGGTGAAGTTGGGACCAGTAAAGGAGAAAATGCCGCTTTCACCATAATCCTGTTTGTTGTGCATTTCCTCACTTCCTTTCCAGATGCCATCGCTGTCGGGGTCTGCATCTGTGTATATGCAATGACTAAGCCCAGTTGTGCAATATCCCCCTCTGCACTCTCCCTGAGAGAAAGTCCAGATGCCTTAAGGCTTGTACTTGGCTTTCCATTTCAGTCTAAAGCTTTTCAGATCTCAACCTTCTAGGGGAAGGAGGTTATGGGAAACAGTAGCCTAAACTTATTGATGGAGATTTACTGACCAAATTAGTTAAAAATCAGCAGAGGGCCAGGCCTCCTGCCAGGGTAGGACTCACAAGAGAAGAACTGAGTGCCGCAGCAGGGATGGAGGTCTGCTGAGACCCGAGTTCTTTCCACTTGCGCTGGAATTTCAAATACCCGTGAATAAAGGCCATAGCTTGTAAACATTTTCACATGGTTTCAGAGGAACCCCCCCGCCTTTTCATTAGGCCTTCTCGGGTACCGAAACCTTTAGCCAACGCTCTCTGCTGTCATTCCAGCTCCCTCAATGTTTATTTTCCCCAAAGCCTCCCTTTTAATATCGACTCCAAAATAAAAGTTTCCACACTTGGGATCGCTAGAGAGTGCCGGCAAATGCCATCCCAGGCACAAACCGGCACGACCTAAGTAATGCCATCCAGCGCCACCAGCGCCCACCGCATTTATCCTGACTTCCCTGAGAGCAGCTGAGAACTAACATTTGTTGTGTCCCTCCTGTGCATCAGACACTTTATGTATAAAGCCCTCACCCTATCCCAGCAAGAAAACATGATCGTCCAAGAGGCTAAGGAACTAACCTAGAATCTCGGGTATTTGCTGCACAGTCTGTCCCCAGAGCCGCCCCGCAGGAGGGATCCAGCTCAGGAAACAGCCAGCGGCCTGCAGGCCTGCTCCTCGCCCAGCACCCTGGTGAGGTGACTCTGTTAAGCCTGTCCCAGCACCACTACCTCAGCTCTTAAAGATTCTCTTCCTAAGACTGTTCCTGCAGATTCTGGAAACTTAGGCTCTCTTTCGTTCTCTTACTTCCAGTGCTGGCCGAAGATGCCATCAAGGCCGCCCTGGCTGATTTCAAACTGAAACAAGAACCCAAGAAAGGAGAGGCGGAAAAGAAATGAGCTCCCAGCGAAGCTTCTCGCAGGTCACGTGGGCTGCttaccaccccccccccacgccgtgcaGTCTCGTAGGTGTTCAGAAGCCCTCGCACTACAATAAAAGCACTATGAGATCCGCACAGCATTTGCTGTTCACGTTGTGACTCTAATGCAAGCAAAATACACAGTCTAGTTGTTCTGAATCCTGTGGTTTCCTGCAGCTCACTTTCATCGCCTTAATCTAGCATATGTCTATTTTGAATTATGCATATGGCCCCCAAACTGAAATCAGTAGGTTTGGGTAGTCGTGAATTGCACAAATATCTAATTTTACCTGAATCTATTTTGGGGAAGATTACCAGTAGAATGCCTTGGTTAAGATTATTTGGTAGGACCAAATATTGTACATAAAACAgatttgcatatatataataaataaaggaatataaGGCAGTGTTTGCCTCTGGTAAGCCTTGTCTCTTGGGTCCCTCACTCACCTCACAGGGCTGCCCTCGGCCCCTTGGGGTTTGTTCACAGATGCTGGACGGTGATGACTCGTGCACCTTTCCCAGCAAACTGGGCAGTAAAGACCACGCATGGAGATTTTAACAAAACCAGATGTCGATAATGTTTTCTGAAACAAGGCGGAAAATGAAAGGAGATGGCCATCACTTTTCATTCTTTACAATATAACAGGCTGACAACTCAAAGTCAGTCCAGAAGATTCTGTCTGTAATTTTACTAGTTTGTGAAATCCTGAAATCCGAGCAACAATGGCTTGGACGCTACCCTAAAGCTGTGGACCAAATCCACAGAGGCCTGAGGGATGAGGTTTAGATGCCGACTCCTAGGCCCAGGGCTCTGCTGCAGGTCTGGTCAAGTAGTTCCAATACCTGACTCTTGAGAACCTCCTGGGTGGTTCTGTGTGGAGGTGGGTGAGCCAGGCCCCTGGGAAGAACCTTCTTTTGTCCACACCTGCACAGCTGTGACAAATAGTTCACTGTGAACTGTCTACGTGTACAGTGACCTCAAGTTTAAAAACATACGTCCCTGGCTCAGGGACAAGTAACAGCTGTTCTAACCACTGTTCCTCCTACCCATCTGGCCCCAGGGTGGACAGGCAGGGGGTGCCATGCTGAGGCGCCCACAGTCACGCACCAGCTAAAAGCCCCACTAAAGGCCCAATTTTCTAGTGAAACATGATCTCAAAATGCCAGCTAAGGCTCAAATCTCCAACTTCAAAAGTAAGATGCTTTTGTTTTTCCCGATGTTCAGGCATAGGCTGGCTGCCTCTTCTCTTAAATATaccttctttgtttaaaaaaaaaaagcagaaaaaaaaaactcctctgGGTTCTGGGGAAGGACACTGAACTTCAAaggcccttcccccaccccaccccccagcctgcgGGGAAGCCCACAGAGCAGGGCCTTCATCAGAATCTCAAATTAGAGCTGCTGGGTGGAGCCATGTCACATTGTCCCATGTGGCGTGTTCTACTGTTTAATTCACAGTCCCTCTAAGGCTGCGCTTCTCTCTTTATTATATGTGGCCGCCCTGCAATTCCCCACCGCTGTTCTTTGTGACTTTTTTAAATGAGACATTTTTGTCCCGGTTACATCCTCTGAGAGCTGAGGCTAAACTCTACACATCAGAAGCTGCCTGTAAACAGCCACGGCAATATCACCAGAATAGCCCAAACCTCAAAATACGTGGTCGTGCAGCTAAAAGCAATGAATATTCTGTTTGAAGTTCCATTAAGAACACAGCTAGCTTCAGCCACGCGAGGGCACCGTGCCCCTTCCCTGGGTGAGCTCAGGTCTAGAGACCTTGGCATCCTGTGGACCTCAGCACCTCCACATAAACTCTCCAACGGGGGACCCCGCCGTGTAACTCACAGCAGGCTCACACACCCGTGCTCTGAGCCAGACTCTTATATTTGTAATCCCGTCCATTCTCGGGATGGCCCCCTGGGGTGGGCATTATTTCAAACAAGGAAACTGGTTCAGGAGGTCAGCAACTCCCAAGCCCCGAGGTTGGGCTTGGGCTGGGTGACCCAAAGGCCAtgcttctgcctcatttccttctGGCAGAACTCAACACCGTCCGAGGCTCACCTGTGCCTTGAGCATTGGCGGGAAGGTGAACGCCCACGCCGGGTGAGCCCGGATCCATTCATTTGGCCAACCCACCCCCACGCGCCACGGCCCTGCGCCTCAGTCATCCAGGAGCCCAGTTTAACTCCAACGCCTGATTAAATCTGACGCTGTGTGGGTGGGGCTTGGGCACTGGCATCTTTTCAAAGCTCCCCAGGAGTTTCCAGGGTGCAGCCTTGAGTGAGAACCACTGTGAAGTGCTCTGCACTCTGCAAAGCAGTTTGCTGAAATGATTTCCGTGGGGACTCAAGGTCCTGGGAGAAGGTGTCACTTCCCATCTCCAacctccctctctgcccctcctaccccaCACATCTGCCTTAGTCTGGGCCTCCATCGTCTCTCTCCTAGCCTCCGCattggcctccctgcctccagcctcaCTGCTGCGATCCATTCCCCACTCTGACCCTGTCCCTCCTCTTTCTGAAACCTGTCCATGGCTGCCCGTTGTCCTTCCGACAAATTCCAAACCTCCTACCACATCGATCACttagctccagccacactgaaccTTCCCTTCAGGCCCTCTGCGCACCCCCCGCCCGAATGCCCTCGCCAGGCATCTTCCCTTAACCTCCACTCAGCCTAGGAGCCTCATCTCAGATCCCACCTCCCCCGGGAAGTCTCCCCTGATTCCCCCAGGCTGAGCTAGGTGCCCTCTCTGTTCCTACAGTCTCTTGTCCTTCCCTGAGCCCGTAAATATCATGGATGGGTTTTGTACTTTGctcttttcttatctttctaTATCATTACTcagagactcttttttttttaataattttttttcaattttaaacagATAATATActattttcaaaaattcaaacAGCCTGAAAGGGAACAGGATGATACATAAGTTTCCTTGCCACCCCTACTAATTCCCCaatctccctcctcagaggcaatCTCTGGTACTTGTTTCTTAGGTGTCCTTCTGGAAATTTTCTAGGCATATCCAACTATACATGTGTTTAAATAGACCCTGTTTTTTACACAAATGGTAGCACACTACATATACTTCtatatctttctgttttcctcttagcTGTATTTCTCCATATCAGTTCCTGTAGACCTGCCTCATTCTTATTAATAGCTACCCAGCATTCCATGTATGACGGTTCATAATTTAGTCTTCTACTGATGACAGCAATTCAATTATGGGACCCAGCTTCTGGTACAGCTCTTGACTTACTAGGGGCTCCATGAATGCTTACtgagtggatggatgatggatggatggatggagggtatgtgagtggatggatgggtgggtagatggatgggtgagtgggtgggAGGACGGCTGGATGgagaagcagaggctcagagaggtgaaacgGCTTGCCTCAGATGACACAGCAAGGAAGTGGTAGGTTAGAGCTCCAGCTGAGgtcctctgcccacctcccacccccaccatggCTATGACCACATCTCTAATTTAACCTTTCCTAGATGTTATTCCTGGATTCTGGCCACTTGGGACCACATCAAAATGCACTTTCACAGCTTCCCATTAAGAACTGTCCTGTCAAAACTAGCTGTCTCTATCATGGCATCTTCTTAAAAGGCCAAGCAAATGAGGGGTGACTTTTGATGACTAAGGCCCCTTGAACTTGAGACAAGAGAGTAGACTCTGTGTCCATCCTCGTGATGGGACAGAAGACTTTCGGGTCCCACTGAGTCTTGGCAGAGTTAGGGGGACTCTGCAGATGAGCCCCAGCCCCAACCGGAAGATGGATGTGGAGCACATCTCTCATTGGTGGCTTTGGGGCCTGTCCACTTGTTTCCTCCATCCCTCAAGATGATATCAGCCAACCTCCCCAGAGAAGACCGTCTCTGCCCAGCAGCAGGGCACAGCAGAGTGAGCTCGGCGCGCTGGTGTCAGAGCCGGTGGGTTCAAACGCCGCCTACCccgtgtgaccttgaacaagagACTTCAACCACCCCAAATCTCCGTgtattcatctgcaaaatgggatgataatagtacctacctggTCTGGTTGACATGACCATTAGATGAGATGAAGCATGTAAAGCATGTGGCATACAAAAAagagtgcagggcttccctggtggcacagtggttgagagtccgcctgccgatgcaggggacacgggttcgtgccccggtccgggaggatcccacatgccccagagcggctgggcccgtgagccatggccgctgagcctgcgcgtccggagtctgtgctccacaacgggagaggccacaacagtgaaagccccgtgtactgcaaaaaaaaaaaaaaaaaattgaaaagtaaataaataagagtgcagggcttccctggtggtgcagtggttaatccacctgccaatgcaggggacacgggtttgagccctggtccggcaagatcccacatgccgcggagcaactaagcccatgtgccacaactaccgagcctgcgctctagagcccgcaagccacaactactgagcccatgtgccgcaactactgaagcccaggcgcctagagcctgtgctccgcaacaagagaagccaccgcaatgagaagcccgcgcaccgcaacaaagacccaatgcagccacaaacaaaataaataaacaaatttaaaaaacagagttCATAGACGTTACTGTGATTGTCATGATTACGCATGACTCTTCAGCCCCAGCTACATACCAGACACAGTTGCTGGGTGTTTTATATAGATTAGCTCATTTATTCTGcacaaaaatcctaaaattctatgattatcccattttacagatgaggaaactaaaaggTAGAGCGATgtgtccaagatcacagagccaGGAAGTGGCTGCAGCAGGATTCCAGCCCAAGCTCTCAGCTTGCGACGGGTCTATTCTCTCTActgctgttattgttattattgttagcATTGGTCTTATTATTC is a genomic window of Lagenorhynchus albirostris chromosome 14, mLagAlb1.1, whole genome shotgun sequence containing:
- the ISCU gene encoding iron-sulfur cluster assembly enzyme ISCU; the protein is MAAAGAGRLRRATSALLLRAPRLPVRELSAPARLYHKKVVDHYENPRNVGSLDKTSKNVGTGLVGAPACGDVMKLQIQVDEKGKIVDARFKTFGCGSAIASSSLATEWVKGKTVEEALTIKNTDIAKELCLPPVKLHCSMLAEDAIKAALADFKLKQEPKKGEAEKK